ATGAAAacgttaataattaaaatatgttacTGGAGTCTTTGGCAAGAATGAATTCGGTAGAATTGGTGATTCATAATACGATAGTACTAAAATAGTCATATCACATtctacaaattttatttcactgttttgAAATGTAAAACGGTTCAAAATCGTGACTCATGTTTTTCATTGAGTTCACACGAATTATGAACttactaaaataataactcATGGTTAATTTAGTAAATGAATATTTTCCGTTCACTTTAGGTTAATATGTTTTGTCTTCGAGAACAATATCATTACACCCTTTATGTAACATATGCGTACACTGCCAGCCGCGAACACTTGAAAACAACATAACCTATATACCTACGTTATTTGGAAAAACGGAAAACGCCAATATGATATTTtcctaaaataaattgtttccgCGCCATATTACAAACGTACTAAATAATAATCAAcaaattagcaataaaaaaaaaacatacctacGACGAACATTGTCaccgttattattaaaaagaaattaaagtaattttatttatgaacacAGTACCTggtaaatagatttattttgtttagtgcAAGACATACAATCAcaatttatactatttttttaaatataataagccTATTGAGTCCCCAAAATAATTGAAAGGTGTATCATTAACACACGCGACAAAATGTAAGCACATAGAGATATCGATTAACGCGGAAAGTGAGCAGGCACATCACTCGTTATTTCTAGTGATGATATATTATTAAGTCCATTGACTGTAACGTCTGTAACCACAGATGTCCATCTATAAACAGCAAGatattgttggaagactcaccgaaatagcgctactaatgtaggaagtggaaatgatacGAATATCGCAGTTTTAAACAGTGAAGTGTGCTGggttgacattttttttatatttcgtgaCTTGTTTAGTTACCTACAAAATATTCAGTATTTAAAATCTCAACtatttatattagtatttacgtagaaaatgttttttttttcttgttaatttTGTATCAAAATCTAATCgtttatggcgctgtttttgAAATCattccacttgctactatggCGCCACCATAATTGGCTCcgttttaacggacactttttaacACACTGAGATGGTGCTCCTAATGCCGGCTTTTGACTATgggatataataaaatatatgttacatcttgagatatagtaTTTCATAGTTCGTCATACATATTGTACGAGACCTCTCACACTGTGCTATTACACCcagactataaatatattttcgacCAAATATGCGATATTTCGAAGCAGTATATTTTACCTCATGTCCCCCGATACCGCGTCTCCCCCTGCCTCGCCCTCTGAATGGTGATGTTCGTGTGCAGACGTGTTAGCTGATGACGTATTTTGAATGTTATTTAACTTACAGTGTGAACAGCATTCACGGGATGTAATATATAGCTCAAGATGTGATATATATACCTATTACATCCCATAATCAAAAGCCGGCTTTACTTCTACCCTCAATAACCAAAGAGTGAAGATGCAGCACAGTAGGATTTTTGACTGTGTTAAAAATGCACCAAAAATATTAAGTCACAATATATCTAAATAATCTCTGAAAATATCCTACATTTAAAAAGTGCTGCAAAGTTGTGAATCAAAATAATAGAGGGTAGAATAGAACTAGGCACTCTTGTGAAACTTAAATTACAAGTGTTCCTAGACTACCTTAATGGGCCAATAAATAAAGTACATAAAGGTGTTAATTACAGTGCAAATTATTATGGCTATTCGAATGTAGCAGTGAAAGGTAGCAATGAAATATATACCAAATTACAATGTACCATAACGAACATTTTTTCTAGTGAATCCGTAAAACCAATTTTTTCATTACTAAGGTTTACACCTTTTTCGCTATTTTCgctatcaatatttttaatacttttccGAATTTATAAACCAAGTGGAAAAaacttttcatatttttcaatCGAGCATAAAGTCACTGTATACCAACCAGTATGGTAATGTTTCtacaatttttataaatcagaagaaatcaaaataaattagaagAATTCATCAAGAACTGAGTATGTTCTATTATCTAAGTCTCTAGGATATGATTTCaatttctaaatataaaaattcatgCACGACAGAAAATGGcttgacaaaaaatatattaggcgAACAAtagttaaatgaaaatattcaccaaatattgaataaaaacttATGTCATATCATTGGACATAACACTCTAAAAACAATAGCATTTTGAATTTTTCATGCATAATATCAAGGATACTAATTACCTAATATTGACTAAggaaactaaaacaaaattatgttaCATGTCTGTTAGCATTTGTGTTCTTAAGACAAAAATAAGACATTTATTAGTCTCTAACAAAAGCATACTTTATTTGggtcataattaaatttatcaaatagCTTGATAAATAAGTATTGTTTCTGTTATTTTGGgtcttttaatataattatgattattgaagcaattaaaaattatttaaatacaccGTGATTTTTGCGAGGCGATGattgaaacaaattaatattttaaacaattttatttaacattcaTATTTTTTCTTTCGTCACTCACGACCACAAAACTTCGCACTGTATGGGTCTCGCTTGAACAAAGGGAAAATCTATTAaggaacaaaaatataatagtatttcaAAGCTATTAGCTTTAGATAGACACCACTCCATATTTATCGAGGACCCGCAAACGATAAATCAAAACTCCATGTGTTTTTATCTAAAACTTCGAAAAactactaaatttaaaatatactgttctaacataaaataaatgaaatatgtatattcctTGGTTGTGATTTTGTGTAAAAACCACTTCCTTATTCGTTCTATTGATTTTTACCCACAAAAAGCAAAGACAATATATGTAAGCATGAgttgtgtttaaatttaatgtcaGAATACTAAACATGTTGTACTGAGTTACCATCAAAAGTCACGTCTGGTATATTATTCCTATTTTAACATATTGCAATcccattgaaaataatataattatacgtTTAATATTTACGCCATGCGTATTCAGCTACGATTCTACGTACGCTTTAAGCTAATTTTGTACACGTACTGCCCATAATTAAATACTGTTGTGGTAGGTGCATGTGTGTACATAACCGTTTGCCATAACAGTTGACATTTATCGGAActgtcaaatgtttttttttaatcacggTGTATTAAAATCCAATATTTCTCAGACACTGAACAGGTCGCCGGCGGAGGGAAGGGGCGCGAGGCCTCCGGTTACGTCCGGTAAGCGAGACACGTCAGGGAGGTTCTCAATATGATGCTTCACTTCGGCTTTGACTGCatatattttttggagtttCACATTGTATTCctgaaaaataaatcaaacagcTTGTTCCCATAGTAATGACTCACGATCACCACAATTCTAAACCTTTAGACTTTTTATTGCAAAAGCTTAACTCAGTGTCATGAGTTACTATGGtcataagtattttattaataaaagtgGGGTAGCCGAGAAATTAGTACACACCTTTTACTAATAAGTCTCAATGTCACAGAAGTGAGTGCACAGAAATGTATACGGTACAAACTCGATAGGAAACGTTTACTTAGTTTAGTCAATACAAGCATTTGTTTCTGTTAATGCATTGACGAGTGAACGATCTTACGACCCATcaggtgttaagtagttaccagggcccatagacataaaaCCAAAATAATACTGTGTATGAACTATGATCATGATGATATCATGATTTAAGATCCTATCCATAGGGAACCTTTTAAGATTAAAATTGTCTATTTTCCttgttctatttttagatatacaGCAAATACATTTTATGAGTAAAATAAACCAGCCTTCCTTAAATTTCGTTAAAAAGCTCAAGTCTGATTTTGGAAGGTGAAAACGAGAATACAATATTTAGATAGGTACTTTTACTCGAAACTACAACCGTCACTTTCATGCATTATTCATAGAGGATTGAAGATGGTGATGTATCATAATTATCCGGAACTTATTCTCCTAAATTCTCAGCTCTTACATTTCTTTCAAAGggattattaatatatattcctGTTAATGTGTATAAGAGCATAATTATTATGATAGAATTAGCTTCGATAATATGGAACTAAAGTTATATTCATATATAACTAAAGTTACATATAGAAATATTTGTAACCAGTAAGATGAGCTCCCACTTGCACGTGTACTAACTAGGtctaatattcatttattcagATAAGGAAACATGTTCATTGTCATCTTTGTATTACTGGAGCAAATTGAAAGATATTATTGCCTTAATAGGCAGACAAGCTTATAGCCCTCCACATGCTCAGCTTCAGTAGAATGTAATTTGGTGATAAAACCGAGATGAAAACAACAAACAATTCCACAAAGCACTCCCCATGGCATATACAATACAGATCACGGAGAGCGCCGAAGCCCCTCTGTAAACCCAGAGATTCTAAATCATCTGTTCATTCTTATTTGTATTAACGAATAACAAACAAAGACTTGAAATATTATGTTGCAAATTTCAGTGAAATTTGTGCAAAAAGTGAGATGTTGAAATATTAAGTTAGGAATGGCAATGTctctcaatgttttttttttttctgaaaattatGTGTAGGTAGGTAATGTAGGTAGTGCATTCATACATGCTTCTAGCTGCTCACAACATAACTGGCATGGTGGAACATTGCAGTTAAGCAGGTTAATAATCTCCAAACATGAGCTCATTATCAGAAAAACAGTTATCTTACCTCTAATCTAGTTTCTGCCTGTTTAGCAAGGTCCCGCTGTGCTTGTGCAAAGTCCCTTAACATTCCAGCCACTTTCCTTCTCTTCTCTAACTCTTCAGTTAGCCTCAAGTTATACTCAGCTAGTAATTCTACTGCTGAATTCACTACTGCACTTAGGCTCAGGGCAGATTCTTTATCTgaaataatttcaatagtaaATTTGGTAGTTGAATTCATTATTGTATTATCTAGACTGCTTCATATCTgaatataattcaaatttatgtcTTTTAAAGCTTTTCTAATCTTTACAAGTAAAGTGAActgaaaatatgtaatttaattaaatgaattgaatGTAAAAATAGGAAATTTACCTTCTAATTTAGATAATAACTGAACTTCAGAGACCTCAGGAGGCAGAGATGCAATACGTTCTCTGACAGCTTCATCACTGGATGCACTTGATTCTAATTCTAAAAGAGCCTGAAAGTAATGAAAAGAATATAAAGAAGTTAAGAGCCGTTTAGATGGATAGAGTTATTGAAGTCGAATATGTTACAAGTCTCAATTCTCTTCAATGGGGGACACAATCACCTCACTATTCATTAttgatttttgaaataaataaaactcataggtttttttttttaaatacatatcacTAATGTTTCCATCATGGTGGTCACCAACCCTATCCCTTTATATTTTGTCAACCAGATCCTTATCCTGCAGTCAGTAAAGCAAGCCTGAACCAGAAGATAAttcaagtattttttattattgtatatgtagtgagtttatatttctattgttatataatttaatttatatttggaaAAAGGGCAAGACTTGAGTTTTTACAGTCTTCTGTGGTAAAGTCACTTTGATTTAAAAGCAGTTATGAAAGGCTGTCTTAGATGGAAAAAACCTTTGcttctttaattaatttttagtgaAAATTACCTTAATCAACTCTTCAGGCTCTGGTGGGTCTCCAGGAGGTGTTTTAGGACTCAACGTCGTATGGGTTTCTATTTGCCCGTCAACTTCAACTTTTGTCTCGCTTCTTCTTCGTTCAGTCTTAGATCTAGattctattttatgttttttggtAGACTCCTTAAGTTCTGTATCAGTCGATTTACGTTTGCTAACTTTGCTCGGAGTGACGGGTGCTTCGATGCCAGCAACTAAAGTTACATTTAAGTTAATTCACAAGTTTACTTGAACTTCTAATAAATGAGTATTGGACAGTATATAAAACTGTGTTTGCACACAAACAAATATCAATTCAGTTTTAATTAATGTgtgctagtttattttttatgaagatCTGTAAAAAACTCATGGCtcgtctagtgttaagtggttgcagGAGTACATAGATAActcaatgtaaataaaaatgttaagttGTAGTCAAAATTCTAATGTACAATAACTGTTCTACTCTTCAAAACCGAATGCATGACTATTTTagtgcagaaatagacaagatgtTACCTATGCCTATGCGAGCATAGAATATGCCCCACCACCAGCATTtacataaatgtataaattatgcaatttaatttttattacacaatatacTTCCTTCATCATGGCTGATGTTACTAAGCACccaaatattttcttaaaataacttTGTCCCTCCCTGACAGATTTCAACACCAAATAATTGCCTTGCTTGATATAGATACTTTAGGTAATTTATTCTTAAGCCACAAAGACTTCAAAACTGTTCTTCGTattttataaaatgggtgtTATCATTTCATGGTTCAGTAACATGAACACTTATATGTTTTCACTAATTAAAGGCGTCTAGTAGTAAGAGGTTATCAGAGTCCATAGAGATAACATAAATACCATCATCTTCTTTGTGACATATGCTTggtgttatttatattttacagaatcaTACcaaaatcttttatatattatttttttgtaataatttgatATATTGATAAAGAACTCCATTCAGACACCACAAGTAAATAAGAGCAGTAGACCTAATAATAACAATGAGAAAGTAAAAATTCATTACTTACTAGCATCTTTAAAGTCCTTAATTTTTTCTGCATCATATACACCTCTTTCTTCCCATATCTTCAATATTCTATGCAAGGAATGCTTTGTTTTAGATTCCATTCCAGTTTTGGCCATATGTTGAAATGATTCTACAAGAACTTCCCCAAACTCCTTTCCATATTCAGGTCCCTTTTTCTTACTGTTTTGTATTACATCATTAGCAAGATACATGAATGTGAGTTGTTTACTGTCTTTGGCTGTTGAAAagtttaatttgatttctttAATTTACAGTTGAACTAGAAAAATCGAATTGCCGTCTCTATTTCTTATTGTGTGACTTGTAAGCATTTTGATAACGCTCATATTGAAATaagcaaaacaataataaagctAACGAAAAAATCGACAGAGATCACATTATATTTTGGCAGTTTCTGCATATTAGGTTTGTTATTGCAATGCATGACAAGAAAACACGTTGAAACTAAGTATACTGCGGTTATTCCATTTAAGTTTGTCGattgatacaaaatatttttaattctaattttctTCAATGAAAACTTTACAGAATGGAGTTTACGTGATTTTGTCTGAAGCAAAGACAGCAGTAAAGATTCAGTAGTCTCGAAATCAGGCAAATAATCAGGACGGTAGTCTAGATTATTCTAAAACTTGGTTACGAAATGGTTAATCGTTTTGCGGTGCATTATTTAACACGAGGTAAAAtactgaataaaaaattaaaagctaATCCCATTTAATTATGCCATTTAAAACACTGTTTATGTAGGAAGTTCTTTACCTTTAAGTAATTCTTTTAGCCAAGTTTTAACAACGGCAGCGTGGTGTTTTCTATGATGAATTAACCACAAAGATAATGTTTGAATACTTTGTTGACTAGAATTTAAATCTTGAAGTTTCCGCACCAATGCATTTTCAGTAAATCCAGCCATAGTTTATCAGTCAgtctttattaaaatcaaaataataaccaAGAATCACAAATAGCACTTAGGTATAGCCGTATAACGCCATATTGTACTTGTATTTTGATGTTTGTAAATTGTCAGCTGTCAAATTAAGTTTTAACTTTTTTCAGTGCATTATAATTTATGGCTCTTCTAGACAATCTAATATTATTAGACAAGCTAATAATCTTCGAAGAACTTCTTTATGAAAAAGCAGTATTTATTGATACTTCAATACACTTTTTTGAATAAGTCCACCGATAGCGTCTCTTTTACACAATTCCACAGAACCAAACACTTAATAGACTTTGGCACTTCTAACGTTTAGTCGtttactatatatatttaaaaagtttaaattgaaaaaaattaacaactcATCGATATGACTCTTTAACGTGAAGACGAGATATGAGGTTTATtgaggtattactggtggtaggacctcttgtgagtccgcgcgggtgggtaccaccaccctgcctatttctgccgtgaattactgctgtaatgcgtttcggtttgaagggttgtaactgtacctgagaccttagaacttatatctcaaggtgggtggcgcatttacgttgtggatgtctatgggctccagtaaccacttaacaccaggtgggctgtgaggtcgtccgcccatctaagcaataaaaaaaaggttgtataaattgttttgttattttagtgcttcttgaggtttaaatgtgtagtgGCGGTGATTCATTCACTGTTTAGCATTTTTGAGAATGCACAAGTGtcgaaaatgaaacaaagtagCCAGACGTGATTTTTCGAGTTCTACTGAAGAACACACTAGTTTAgtaaattcacaacattttcatttcatctcatctcatttcatttcattttaattgattACAATCTCAAATATATCAACTTCACCTCATTCTGAGCTGTATCATtatttgacgtgacaacgtcttataattcgatggagccggctgcacgcacgaaaaatcatgactcatgcggcgttacctcgctctgaggcgccTTAAATggaaggcttgaagtgcaagcgagagcgcgcaacgagcgacaaagaggcacaatcggcctccacGTTGACacctcctacttgagtgagcgatgcatccgcgtggacagctgcta
The sequence above is drawn from the Bombyx mori chromosome 11, ASM3026992v2 genome and encodes:
- the LOC101740071 gene encoding regulation of nuclear pre-mRNA domain-containing protein 1B, with translation MAGFTENALVRKLQDLNSSQQSIQTLSLWLIHHRKHHAAVVKTWLKELLKAKDSKQLTFMYLANDVIQNSKKKGPEYGKEFGEVLVESFQHMAKTGMESKTKHSLHRILKIWEERGVYDAEKIKDFKDAIAGIEAPVTPSKVSKRKSTDTELKESTKKHKIESRSKTERRRSETKVEVDGQIETHTTLSPKTPPGDPPEPEELIKALLELESSASSDEAVRERIASLPPEVSEVQLLSKLEDKESALSLSAVVNSAVELLAEYNLRLTEELEKRRKVAGMLRDFAQAQRDLAKQAETRLEEYNVKLQKIYAVKAEVKHHIENLPDVSRLPDVTGGLAPLPSAGDLFSV